CACCAAGGACGTCACCACGCTGGGTCGCGGCGCCTCCGACACCACGGCCATCGCCCTGGCGGCCGTGCTGGGCGCCAAGTACTGCGAGATCTACACCGACGTCGACGGCGTCTTCACCGCGGACCCGCGCATCGTGCCCACCGCCAAGCGCATCCCCGAAATCACCTACGAAGAGATGATGGAGATGGCCGCGGCCGGCACCAAGGTGCTGCACCTGCGGGCCGTCGAATACGCGCGCCGCGAGGGCATCGCGGTGCATGTGCGCAGTTCGTTCAGTGACAACCCCGGCACCTGGGTCAAGGGACATGCCGACATCGCGAAGGGGAATCAGATGGAAGAGGCCATGATCACCGGCATCGCGTCGGACGCCAGCGAGGCGAAGATCACCGTCGTCGGCGTGCCCGACGAGGTGGGTCGCGCCGCGCGCACCTTCGACGTGATGGCTGCCGCCGAGATCAACATCGACATGATCGTGCAGAATGTGTCGGCCGTCAGCACCGGACGCACCGACATCTCGTTCACGCTGCCGATGTCCGACGGGCAGCGCGCCGTGCAGGCGCTGAACGCCGTGAAGGACGAGATCGGCTTCGAGGAGCTGCTCTACGACGACCAGATCGGCAAGGTCAGCGTGATCGGCATCGGCATGCGCACCCATCCGGGTGTGACGGCCGCGTTCTTCGACGCCCTGGCCGCCAATGACATCAACATTGACATGATCTCCACCTCCGAGATCCGCATCTCCGTGATCGTCGAGGCGCCCAAGCTGGCCACGGCCGTGCAGGCCGCGCACACCACCTTCGGGCTCGACACCAATGGTGAGGCCGTCGTCTACGCAGGAACGGGGCGTTGACCTATAGGCCTCGTCGGGCCGGGGAAGGCTCACCGGACAAGCCCGCGCGCTCACGGCGCTGGGGCGGGCCCGGCGATGCTGGCCCCGTGCCCGAACAGGGCCCCGAACTCCCGCAGGAGACCTCCGCGGCGGACTACTCGCCCGGCCACGGTTCGTCCAGCCACGGCGGCGCCATCGATCGGCTGAGCCGCCGCCCCGAGCGGGCGGTGCACTCGGCCGAGGACACCGGACGCATCCCGGCTGTCGGGGCACCGATCCGTCGTCCCCGTGCCGATGCCCCGGCATCCGGCCAGCCCGACGAACCCACCCAGCCGGTGGGGCGCGGAACCAGCAACAGCGACGAGACGTCCACGGAAATGACCATGACCAATATGGCCGCCGTGGACGACGAGATCGACGCCGCCGACCGCAAGAACCTCGGCCGCAATTCGCTGCTCATGGCATCGGGCACGCTGGTCAGCCGCGTGCTGGGCATGGTGAACGCCATGCTGCTGGCCAAGGTGGTGGGCCAGGCGCTCGCCGCCGACGCCTTCCGGCTGGCCAATACGCTGCCCAACTACATCCTGGTGCTGCTGTCCGGCGGCATCCTCAACGCGGTGCTGCTGCCGCAGATCACCAAGGCGATGAAGCGCCCCGATGGGGGCAAGGACTTCGTGGACCGCCTGCTGACGGCCACCCTCACCCTGATCCTCGTGGTGGCGGTGTTGTGCACCGCGGGCGCCGGGGTGTTGATGCGGGTCCTCTACCAACTTGAGGGCGCCGGCCTGCACCTGGGCATCGCCTTCGCCTATATCTGCATGCCGCAGGTGCTGTTCTATGCGCTGTTCGCGGTGCTGGGCAATCTGCTCAACGCCCGCGGATCGTTCGGCGCCTTCGGCTGGGCCCCGGTGGTCAACAACGTGGTGGCCATCGGCGGCGAGATCGTCTTCCTGAGCCTGTGGGGCCAGCAGGCGGACCCGTCGGTGTGGAGCTCGCAGATGGTGTGGACGCTGGCGGGCAGCGCCACCCTGGGCATCATCGCCCAGACGCTCGTGCTGCTGCCGGTGCTGAAGAAGATCGGCTTCCGCTACACGCCCCGCTTCGGACTGCGCGGCTACGGCTTCGGTCAGGTGGGACGCTTCGCGGCGCTCACCTTCATCGCCCTGTGCATCGCCCAGGCCGGCGGCATCTACATCGCCAATGTGGCCTCGGGCATGATGTACCGCGCCCCGCAGGGCACGACGGTGGCCGGCTATGCGGCCTATCAGAACGCGATGACGCTGTTCCAGATGCCCTATTCGCTGATCGGCTTCTCGATCCTCACCGCCCTGTTCCCGCAACTGGCCAGGGCCTGGCAACGTCGGGCGAGCGCGGGGCTGGGCGACGCCCGCGACCTGGTCTACCGGGGGCTCACCCTGCCGGCGGTCGGCATCATCCCGGTCGCCTTCCTGCTCATGGCGCTGGCCCGGCCCATCGTGCGCGGCATCTACTGGGGCATCTCACCGGCGCAGGCGTCGGTCACCGCCCCGCTGCTCATGTTGATGGCGGCGGCCCTGCTGCCGTTCACGATCGTCACTTTCCAGCAGCAGTTCTGCTTCGCGCTGGAGCGCGGCTTCACGAACCTGTGGATGCAGTGCCTGGTCACGGCCGTGCAGGTGGGCTTCGGGTTCGCCGCACAACGCCTCGACCCGGCCCACGGCGTCGAGATCATCTGCCTGGGCATGATCGCCGGCAACTCGGTGCTCGCGATCGTCTTCGTGCTCTATGCCCGCCGCGAGATGGAGGGCATCGGCCTGGCGCGGATGATCTGGCTCTACCTGCGGCTGGCAGTGGCCTCGTTGCTGGGCGCCACGCCCGCCTACCTGGTGGGACGCGTGGTCGTCGCCTCGCAGGCCGATTCGTTGATCTCACAGTTCGGCGCGATGGCGCTGGGTGCGGTGGTGTTCATCATCGGTTTCCTGATCGGCGTGAAGCTGCTTGCCATCGACGAATTCCGGGCCTTCCTGCGGCCGATCCTGCGGCGCCTGCACCTGGTGCGCAGCGCCGAATAGGCCCTCGACGACCCGCCGGGGTGCCGCCTCCCAGCGTCTGCCCGCCGTGGCAGGTGGGGCACAATGAACAAAGTGTCCTTCCTTCGGCGTCTCGGTAATTGGCTCACCAGCCCCCGTGTGCTGGCCCTGCTCATCGGCGTCGGCGGCATCATCAATGTGGTGGGGGTGATCGCCGCACCCCATGGTTCGCGGCGCATGCGCATGGTGCTCGACGTCTTCTCTCCCACCGTGGTGGGCCTGGCGTCGGTGGCCACGGCAATCGTCGGCCTGGTGCTCATTGCGCTGAGCACCGGCCTGAAGCACCGCAAGCGCGTCGCCTGGTGGCTGGCCGTCGCGATGGTCGTGATGACGGTGCTGCTGCACGTGGTGAAGGGCTTCGACTTCGAGCAGTCCATCGCCGGGCTGGTGGTGCTCGCGCTCCTGGTGGCCGGGCACCGCCACTTCACCGGCATCCCCGACCCGCGGTCGCGACGCAGCATCTGGACCACCGTGATCCTGGCGCCCCTGGCCGGCATCACCCTGGGCACCGTGCTGCTGACCGCCACGGCACGCACCCAGGCCCATGACACCACGCTGGTCGACCGCATCGTCGAGACAGTCGTCGGCATGGTCGGCATCTCCGGGCCGGTGGTGTTCATCCGTCCGCACTGGGACGACCGCTGGTTCTTCGCGATGCTCATGATCGGCGTCTTCGTGATCATCACGATCCTGGTGGCGCTGTTGCGCAGCCCCAACGGGCCCCACTCGCTGCATCCCGACGAGGAGAACGAGCTGCGGTCGATCCTGCCGATGAACCCCCGCATCGGCTCCCTGGACTATTTCGCGACGCGCCGCGACCGTGGCGTGATGGTGGGGGCGTCGCGCCGGGCCGCGATCAGCTACCGCGTGGTGGGCGGTGTGAGCCTGGCCGGGGGCGATCCCCTCGGTGAGCCCGGGCAGTGGGGGGAAGTCGTCGACGCCTGGATCGCCGAGGCCAACCGCTACGGCTGGTTGCCCGCCGTGCTGGCCTGCGGTGAGGAGGCCGGCCGCCTGTTCGCCGACCGTGGCATGGAGGTGCTGCACCTGGGCGATGAGGCCATCATCGACGTGGCCGACTTCAGCCTGGCCGGACGCGTGATGAAGCCGGTGCGCAATACCGTCAACCATGCCAAGCGGGACGGCGTGGTGGTCGATTGCCTGCGCGCCAAGGACCTGTCCGCCCTCGAGGTGGCCGAGGTGCGCACCCGCGCCGATGAGTGGCGCGACGGCCCCGTGGAGCGTGGCTTCTCGATGGCGTTGGGACGCTTCGGCGACCCGGCCGACGGCGAATGCGTGCTGGTGCGGGCGCGGGTGGACGGCCAGATCGTCGGCCTGCTCTACATGGTGCCCTGGGGCAAGGACGGCCTGTCGCTCGACCTGATGCGACGCAGCCCGCAGGCGCCCAATGGCGTGGTCGAGTCGATGGTCACCGGCCTGGTCGACTGGGGCCGCGACAACCACCTCGCACATATTTCGCTGAATTTTGCCGTGCTGCGCGATATCTTCCAGCGCGGGGAGGAGTTGGGCGCAGATCCGGTGACGAAGGTGGCCTACAACGTGCTGATGTTCCTGTCGCGCTTCCTGCAGCTCGACAGCCTGTATCGCTCGAATGTGAAGTACCAGCCGCGCTGGCAGCCCCGCTACATCTGCTACGAGCCGGGCTCGCTCATCGAGGTGGCCGTGGCCTGCCTGCGGGCCGAGGCGTTCCTCACCCTGCCGAGCTTCGGACGTCGGCGCCGCCAGAGCCGCAAGTGGACCGAATTGGAGGCCACCGAGCAGTACGCGCGCCGTGAAGCCGGTGCACGGGACGGTCAGGACGACGACAGCGACGACAGGGTCAGCAGCAAGGATGCGACGCGGGCCGTGGGCAAGGACCTGCCGGGTGTCGCCGCCGCCGAGGCCGTCACCAAGGGCGATGGAACGCCTGTGGGGAGCAAGGACGAGCTGCAGGGCGAAGCGGCAAAGGCCGCGGACGGCGAGGCCGGGAACGAGTCAGGCCCAGGCAAGGCGGGGGACAAGGCCGTGGGGGACAAGGCGGCCGAAAAGGGCGCCGCCGCTGGCGGCAATCCAGAGGCGAGCAGCAGCGAAGATCGCGGTCCGAGCGGTCCGAAGGCCGACTAGGCGGCGCGCGCCGCGCGGCGGCGCTTGATCACCCGGCGCAGGGTCCAGGAACCCAGGGCCAACGCCGAGGGCACCTCGATGAGTGCGGCCATGCCGATGGCACGATCACGATCGGGGCCGGGCTTGGCAATGCTGACGTCCAGTGCCGCGTCGCCGACCACCAGGGCGGTGCCGGCCAGCGCCCACACATGCGAATAGCTGGGCCGCCAGGCGGCCGTCACCGACAGGCCCGCCAGCGTCGCCACTTCGGCGGTGTCGATGGCCAGCCATTTGTTGAGGTCGTCGCGCTTGACGCCCCCGATTTCGGGGATGAAGCGCATGACGGCGATCCAGCCGCCGAGGATGACGGCAGCGGCGCCTGCCGCGGTGCTGACAAATCGCATTCCCACAATCATGAGAGTAGGCCGACCAGCAGCGCGCATCCAAGGTGTTCACGATGAGTTTCCTGTGTGGACGCCCGATCGGCCATCGGGGTCTGCCGGGGGGCCGCTCCGGGGTCGGACCAGCACATGGACCAGCGCCCGCAGACGTTCGGCGATGACCAGCGGTCAGGCGGTGTCGGGCGGCGGGTCGGTGCGGGTGGGACCAGCGGCCAGCAGCTCATCGACCTCGGCGGCGGTCGGCGGATCGGCCCCCACCCGCGTGCAGACGATGCTGGCCGCGGCGCATCCACGCAGTAGGGCGGCGGTGAGGTCGGCGTCGCGCAGCCAGCCCTGCAGGAAGCCGGCGGTGAAGGTGTCACCGGCGCCCACGGTGTCGACCACGGCGGCCGGGAACCCCGGCACGCGCACCGTCTCGCGGCCCACGCCGGTGGCCAGGGCACCGTGTGCGCCGAGGGTGACCACGAGCAGGTCCATGCCGTAGCGCTCCACCGCGGCGCGGGCCAGGTCGTCGATCTCGCCGTGGCCGCCGGCCAGCCACAGCAGGTCCTCGTCGGAGGCCCGCACGACGCCCCCGCGTTGGCTCACCACCTGCACGAAGGGATCGATGAGCGCCAGATAGGCGTCCGGATCGGGTTCGACGGTGGGGCGCACGTTCAGGTCGTACGACAGGTGGGCGGGCGTGGTGCGCACGAAATCCAATAGCGCCGAGCGGCCGGGTTCCACGGTGGCGACCAGGGATCCGGTGTGCAGCCAGTCGTCGGCATCCAGCTGCGGGAACTCCTCGGGCTTCCACCCGAAGTTGGCCGTGCCGCGCAGGTGGAACACATAGCGGGCAGCGCCCGAGGAGTCCACCGAGACCACCGACAACGACGTTGACCCGGCGAGCGTCTGCACGCCCAGCGAATCGTCCACGCCATTGGCCCGCAGGTGGCTGCGCAGCTGGGCGCCGAAGCCGTCGATGCCGAAGCGTCCCAGGAAGCGGGTGGGCATTCCGAGGCGGGACAGTGCCACCGCCGTGTTCAGGGGTCCGCCGGCCGAGTGCGCCTGCCAGTACGACGACTGCGTGGTGCCGGCGCGCGAATTGTCCGGGATGAGGTCGATCAACGCCTCGCCGCATACGACTACTGCCATGGTGCACCAGCCTAGGTGAGGGCCGCGGCCTGCTTGGGTGTACGTGGTGTACCCGGTGCACACAGCGCCCCCACTGGGTGGGCGGTTGTGCGGCAATGACGCCGCACAGGTGTCCTGTTAGCGGTCACATCAGCGCGTCCGCCAGCCCCCGACGCCACCACCATGGGACGCGTACGACACACATGCCTGAGGCCCACTACGATTCCCCGTGGTCGGTACGGCACCGGCCGGGGAAGGAACACGTGGCCAGGTCGGATCAGGAAGTCAATACCCGGATGGCCGATCGGCAGACCACTCGTCTGCAGCGCACGCTGAGCCGCTTCGACATCGTCTTCCTCATCGTGTCGGCCGTGGTCGGCCTGGAGATGCTCGGCTCGGTCAGCGCCGAGGGTCCGCAGACCTTCACCTGGCTGGTCGTGCTCATCGTGATCTTCGTGATCCCCTATGCGCTGATCTTCGCCGAGACCGGCTCGGCCTTCACCGGCGAGGGCGGCGTCTACCTGTGGGTGCGTCGCGCGTTCGGACGCCCGGTGGCCGCCGTGGCATCAGCCTTCACCTGGATCACCCAGCCCGTGTGGGTGGGCGGTTCGATGGCCTTCCTCAACGCCGAGGCGGCCCGCAACCACCTGGTGCACTTCGCGGAGGGTTCGCCGGCCGACTATGCGTTCAAGCTGTGCTTCATCTGGATCACGGTGCTGGCGGCGATCCTCTCGCTGGCGAAGGCCAAGTGGATCCCCACCGTGGGTGCGATCCTCAAGCTCACCTTCATCAGTTTCTTCGTGATCACCGCCATCATCTACGGCGCCACGAACGGCATCCAGCAGATCACGCTCGGCTCGTTCTCACCCACCCGCGCCGGATTCATCACGCTGGTGCCGCTGCTGATCTTCGCCTTCCTGGGTTTCGAGGGGTCATCGAGCGCGTCGGGTGAGATGAAGAACGCCCCGCATGACGTGGCTGTCTCGGTGATGCGGTCCTCGGCCATGGCCGGCTTCTTCTACCTGGTGCCGGTGTTCGCGATCATCCTGGTGGTGCCGCCCAGCTCCATCGACGGGGTGTCGGGCCTGCTCAATGCCGTGGCCACCGTGTTCTCGGTGTACGGGCCGGCCGCCAAGCCGATGATGGTGCTTGCCGTGGTGATGTTCACGCTGGCCAATATCGGCCAGGGTGCCGCATGGATGATCATGAGCGACCGCATGCAGGCCATGGCTGCGGCCGATGGTTCCTTCTTCGGCGGTTTCTTCGGACGCTTCAGCCCGCGCCTGGGCACCCCGATCCGCGTCAACCTGCTGTCGGGCACCGTGTCCACCGTGTTCATGCTGGCGGCGATGCAGCTCACCGGCTCGTCGGCGGCACTGTTCGACGTGGTGCTGGGCGTGGCGATCACCACCTACTTGTTCAGCTATTTGTTGATCATCCCGGCCGCGATGCGGCTGCGCCTGCACGAACCCGATGTGGTGCGTCCGTTCAGGGCGGGGCCCAACTGGTTCTTCGTCACCATGTGCGTGGTCACCACGGCCCTGGTGGCCTTCGGATCGTGGGCGTCGATCTTCCCGGGCACCCTCGAGCGGCTGTTCGGCCTGCCCTATGACTTCTCGCAGGCCTCGGGCGTGTCCTATGGGGCCTTCGAGGCGCTGACGCTGGGCACGCTGGCCTTCATCATCATCTTGTCGCTGGTGGGTTACTGGCGCGGACGCCCGGTGCGCCAGGGCCTGCGCTGAGTCCGGGCGCGGCGCAGGCCGCAGCCGGGGGCGTGCGGCCAACGCGAAGCCGGGGAGCCTGACGCCCGGCGAAGTCCGGGCCAACGACGCCCACCCTGATGACGCCCGTGCCAATGACGCCCAGGCTGACGAAGCCCGGGACGATGACGCCCAGCCCGACGGAAGCCCAGCCCGGCGGGAGCCCAGCCCGAGGAAGCTCAGGCCGTCTGATCGCCCGCAGGCGGTTCCTGCGTGCCCGGTTCCTGCCGCTCTGAGTTCTGCCGGCCCGAGTTCTGCGTGCCCGAATTCTCGGCCGGGGGCATGTCCGGATCCCTGGGCCGCAGGTCGCCCATCGGGTGATCCTCGTCGTCGGGCATCCGGGGCACCCCGGCAATCGGGGCGTCGGCCGGGAGCTCGCGGCGCACCCGCGGCTCATCGGAGGTGAGTCGCAGTGCCGCGCGCAGGTTGGCGCGGTCGTGGCCGGTCATGCGCTGGGTCTCCTGCAGCAGGTATTCGCCCCAGCTGGGCACCGAATAGCGTTCGAAGAACAGGCCGGGGTCCTCCAGCCGGTGCGTCAGCTCCCAGAAGTTGGCGCCGGTGCGCATCCGCGACAGCCGCACCGCGTCCATTGCGGTGACGAAGGCCGGCGCCTTGTCGGGATGCACCCGATAGCTCACCTGGATCTCGATGGGTCCGGTGCGCGGGTCGACGCTGTTGGCCATCGACAGGTTGTGGGTGATCAGGTCGTGGCTGCGGTCGAGCTCGCCGGTGCGCGGCCGGATCGGCCAGAAGCGCACCGAAATCGGCACGAACACCAACAGCAGGCCGCCGGCCACCAGGAAGGAGATTTGGGCCGTCCACAGGGTCGCGATGGTGCCCCACAGGGGTGAGCCGAGCGCCTGGCCGGCCATCACGATGAGCAGGTAGATCGCCATGCCGCGGGCCCTCACCCAGGGCGCCAGGGTGAGCTGCAGCAGCGAGTTGAAGGTGGTGAAGTTGCACATCCATGCGATGCCCGCGACGACCAGCGAGACGCCGACGCCCCAGCTGGGCAGCAGGGCGGCCCCGACCGTCCCTGCGCCGTAGGCGATGGAGGCGACCACCACGATCTTGTTGCTGCTGATGCGACGCCGCAGCCATGGCAGCACGAACACGCCGCTCAATGCGCCGACGCCCAGGCAGGCCAGCAGCACGCCGTAGCCACCCGAACCCATGTGCAGGCGGCCATGGGCCTCCACCGGCAGCAGTGCCCAGATGGCCGACGCCGGCACGATGAACAGTGCCGTGCGCAACATGATGCGGTTCACATGGGGCGCGGCCTTCGTGTAGCGCATGCCCGAGAACAGTGCCGAACGGAAGGGTTCGCGGCGTCCCACCCGCTTGGCCGGACGCTTCCAGGTGAGCACCGCCACCACCGACAGCACATAGGCCGCGGCGTTGACCGCGAAGACGGCCGAGGTGCCGGCCAGGGCCACCAGGAAACCGGCGAAGGCGGGCCCCAGCGCGCGGGCGGCGTTGATGGTCACCGAGCCCAGGGCGGTGGCCGCCGGGATCTGCTTCCTGGGCACCAGCGAGGGGATCACGGCCTGCCAGGTCGGGGCGTTGAGCGCCATGCCACAGCCCAGCAGGAAGGTGCATGCCAGCAGCCCCACCGGGGTGAGCACGTGCAGGAATGACACCACCGCCAGCACGGTGCTTGCCCCGGCGGCGATCAGGTTCGCGGCGAGCAGCACATGGCGACGGTCGTAGGAATCGGCCATCACCCCGGCCGGCAGCCCGAAGAGCAGGGAGGGCGCGGTGGTGGCGGTCTGCACCAGGGTGATGAACACGGCGCTGGCGCCCACCTCCACCAGGAACCACTGCGCACCGACGGTCTGCATCCAGCCGCCGATGTTGGCGCCCAACTGGGCGAGCCACAGGATCAGATAGGCACGAATGCGGAAGGGGGCCCATGGGGACGACTTGGCCATGCCGCTGCTCACCGCCTTCTGTTCTGATGTGGGGACTGCTGTGATGTGTTCCGGTGCTGTGGTGCGCCCCCAGCACTCTATCCGGCCCCACTGACGTGGACCGGTGCGCTGGGGTGGCCCACCCATCCGTCCACCGACCCGCCGACCGGCGCCGTCGCCGTGGCGACAAGCCGCACCGCTGACATCGTCGTCACAAGCTGCCCGGATAGAGTCGGGGTGGAAATATGGCGTGCGCATCGCCACGATGCGTGCCACCCCTTGCCGATCAGGAGCATCATGCGTGTCGTCCCGTTGTTCTCATGTGCGCTGGCGTGATGGCGCTCAGCCTCGTCGCTGCCGGATGTTCCAGCACGGGCGCCCCGGCCTCGGTGCCGACGCGCAGCGTGGAGGAACTCACCAAGGACATGGGCAATGCGGTGAACTCGCAGGCCTCCACGAAGTCAGTGCGCATCACCGACTCGGGTGCCCAGAAGGACCCGACGAGCGCCGACGCCACCCAGAACTTCGTGGTCGAGGGCACCATGGACGGCTCGAACATGCTCTTCGAGCAGAACTTCAGCACCGGCTATTCAGTGTCGATGGTGCTCGTGGACGACAAGGTGTACACCAAGGCGAACGACAAGTACTGGCAGCTCAACGGCGACGTGGACGGCGCCACGGTGGCGAAGTATGCCGACAAGTGGGTCAGCGACGACCCCAACACCACTGCCGACAATGTGAAGAACACCGCCCCGGTGAAGGTGCTCACCACCGTGTTCACCGAGCTGCAGGCCGACACCTTCCAGAAGGTCGACATCGTCAAGCGCAATGGCAAGAAGGTCTACCAGATGACCAATGACAAGGGCTCGGAGGTGGACGTCGACCCCGCCACGATGTACCCGATCCACATCAAGCTGAGCAACCACCCCGACACCTTCGAGTTCGAGAAGTGGAACAACGCGGCCACCCAGGTCGTCCCGCCCGCCGACCAGACCGTCGTCTACTCAGGCTGATCGTCCACGCGGGCCGGCCCGCTGCGACGTGCCCGACCCACCTACCCGCAGGAGAAGGATGAAATACCGTCCCTTGGTTGTCCTCGGCAGCTGTGCGCTGGCGTTCGGCCTGGTGGCCGGGTGCTCGGCCAAGCCGGCGGTGAGCGGTGCCGGCTCGTCGGCCAGCTCCGCGTCGTCGAGTGCGTCGCCCAGCAAGTCCGCCGGCGAGGTGATCGACGCCATGATGAAGGCGATGCAGCAGGCCACCTCGGTGCGGGTCGCCCAGGTGCAGGGTTCCAGCAGCCCAGTGCAGGCCAGCGGTTCGGCGGGTGCCTCCGCGAGCGCCGCGGCCCCGGTCTCGGTGGTCAGTGAGGGCTCCCTGACGGGCGCGAACTACCTCTCCGACCTCTCGCTGGCCGGCGGCAGCCATGTGAACGTGCTGGTGGTGGACGACCAGACCTACCTGCAGGGCAATGACGCCTATTGGGCTTCGGCCGGCTCGCCGGAGGACCTGCGCAGGACCCTGGTGGGCAAGTGGGTGAGCAAGCAGGCGATGATCGATGGCTCAAC
The window above is part of the Propionibacterium freudenreichii subsp. freudenreichii genome. Proteins encoded here:
- a CDS encoding aspartate kinase, coding for MSRIVQKYGGSSVADAESIKRVARKIARAKQRGDAVTVVISAMGDTTDELMDLAYQVSPQPQTRELDMLLTTGERQSAALLAMALNDLGVKARSYTGSQAGVITTERHGDARIVTITPGRIEKSLAQGNVTIVAGFQGVSQDTKDVTTLGRGASDTTAIALAAVLGAKYCEIYTDVDGVFTADPRIVPTAKRIPEITYEEMMEMAAAGTKVLHLRAVEYARREGIAVHVRSSFSDNPGTWVKGHADIAKGNQMEEAMITGIASDASEAKITVVGVPDEVGRAARTFDVMAAAEINIDMIVQNVSAVSTGRTDISFTLPMSDGQRAVQALNAVKDEIGFEELLYDDQIGKVSVIGIGMRTHPGVTAAFFDALAANDINIDMISTSEIRISVIVEAPKLATAVQAAHTTFGLDTNGEAVVYAGTGR
- the murJ gene encoding murein biosynthesis integral membrane protein MurJ, with amino-acid sequence MPEQGPELPQETSAADYSPGHGSSSHGGAIDRLSRRPERAVHSAEDTGRIPAVGAPIRRPRADAPASGQPDEPTQPVGRGTSNSDETSTEMTMTNMAAVDDEIDAADRKNLGRNSLLMASGTLVSRVLGMVNAMLLAKVVGQALAADAFRLANTLPNYILVLLSGGILNAVLLPQITKAMKRPDGGKDFVDRLLTATLTLILVVAVLCTAGAGVLMRVLYQLEGAGLHLGIAFAYICMPQVLFYALFAVLGNLLNARGSFGAFGWAPVVNNVVAIGGEIVFLSLWGQQADPSVWSSQMVWTLAGSATLGIIAQTLVLLPVLKKIGFRYTPRFGLRGYGFGQVGRFAALTFIALCIAQAGGIYIANVASGMMYRAPQGTTVAGYAAYQNAMTLFQMPYSLIGFSILTALFPQLARAWQRRASAGLGDARDLVYRGLTLPAVGIIPVAFLLMALARPIVRGIYWGISPAQASVTAPLLMLMAAALLPFTIVTFQQQFCFALERGFTNLWMQCLVTAVQVGFGFAAQRLDPAHGVEIICLGMIAGNSVLAIVFVLYARREMEGIGLARMIWLYLRLAVASLLGATPAYLVGRVVVASQADSLISQFGAMALGAVVFIIGFLIGVKLLAIDEFRAFLRPILRRLHLVRSAE
- a CDS encoding phosphatidylglycerol lysyltransferase domain-containing protein; the protein is MNKVSFLRRLGNWLTSPRVLALLIGVGGIINVVGVIAAPHGSRRMRMVLDVFSPTVVGLASVATAIVGLVLIALSTGLKHRKRVAWWLAVAMVVMTVLLHVVKGFDFEQSIAGLVVLALLVAGHRHFTGIPDPRSRRSIWTTVILAPLAGITLGTVLLTATARTQAHDTTLVDRIVETVVGMVGISGPVVFIRPHWDDRWFFAMLMIGVFVIITILVALLRSPNGPHSLHPDEENELRSILPMNPRIGSLDYFATRRDRGVMVGASRRAAISYRVVGGVSLAGGDPLGEPGQWGEVVDAWIAEANRYGWLPAVLACGEEAGRLFADRGMEVLHLGDEAIIDVADFSLAGRVMKPVRNTVNHAKRDGVVVDCLRAKDLSALEVAEVRTRADEWRDGPVERGFSMALGRFGDPADGECVLVRARVDGQIVGLLYMVPWGKDGLSLDLMRRSPQAPNGVVESMVTGLVDWGRDNHLAHISLNFAVLRDIFQRGEELGADPVTKVAYNVLMFLSRFLQLDSLYRSNVKYQPRWQPRYICYEPGSLIEVAVACLRAEAFLTLPSFGRRRRQSRKWTELEATEQYARREAGARDGQDDDSDDRVSSKDATRAVGKDLPGVAAAEAVTKGDGTPVGSKDELQGEAAKAADGEAGNESGPGKAGDKAVGDKAAEKGAAAGGNPEASSSEDRGPSGPKAD
- a CDS encoding carbohydrate kinase family protein; the protein is MAVVVCGEALIDLIPDNSRAGTTQSSYWQAHSAGGPLNTAVALSRLGMPTRFLGRFGIDGFGAQLRSHLRANGVDDSLGVQTLAGSTSLSVVSVDSSGAARYVFHLRGTANFGWKPEEFPQLDADDWLHTGSLVATVEPGRSALLDFVRTTPAHLSYDLNVRPTVEPDPDAYLALIDPFVQVVSQRGGVVRASDEDLLWLAGGHGEIDDLARAAVERYGMDLLVVTLGAHGALATGVGRETVRVPGFPAAVVDTVGAGDTFTAGFLQGWLRDADLTAALLRGCAAASIVCTRVGADPPTAAEVDELLAAGPTRTDPPPDTA
- a CDS encoding APC family permease, which produces MADRQTTRLQRTLSRFDIVFLIVSAVVGLEMLGSVSAEGPQTFTWLVVLIVIFVIPYALIFAETGSAFTGEGGVYLWVRRAFGRPVAAVASAFTWITQPVWVGGSMAFLNAEAARNHLVHFAEGSPADYAFKLCFIWITVLAAILSLAKAKWIPTVGAILKLTFISFFVITAIIYGATNGIQQITLGSFSPTRAGFITLVPLLIFAFLGFEGSSSASGEMKNAPHDVAVSVMRSSAMAGFFYLVPVFAIILVVPPSSIDGVSGLLNAVATVFSVYGPAAKPMMVLAVVMFTLANIGQGAAWMIMSDRMQAMAAADGSFFGGFFGRFSPRLGTPIRVNLLSGTVSTVFMLAAMQLTGSSAALFDVVLGVAITTYLFSYLLIIPAAMRLRLHEPDVVRPFRAGPNWFFVTMCVVTTALVAFGSWASIFPGTLERLFGLPYDFSQASGVSYGAFEALTLGTLAFIIILSLVGYWRGRPVRQGLR
- a CDS encoding MFS transporter; this encodes MRTPYFHPDSIRAACDDDVSGAACRHGDGAGRRVGGRMGGPPQRTGPRQWGRIECWGRTTAPEHITAVPTSEQKAVSSGMAKSSPWAPFRIRAYLILWLAQLGANIGGWMQTVGAQWFLVEVGASAVFITLVQTATTAPSLLFGLPAGVMADSYDRRHVLLAANLIAAGASTVLAVVSFLHVLTPVGLLACTFLLGCGMALNAPTWQAVIPSLVPRKQIPAATALGSVTINAARALGPAFAGFLVALAGTSAVFAVNAAAYVLSVVAVLTWKRPAKRVGRREPFRSALFSGMRYTKAAPHVNRIMLRTALFIVPASAIWALLPVEAHGRLHMGSGGYGVLLACLGVGALSGVFVLPWLRRRISSNKIVVVASIAYGAGTVGAALLPSWGVGVSLVVAGIAWMCNFTTFNSLLQLTLAPWVRARGMAIYLLIVMAGQALGSPLWGTIATLWTAQISFLVAGGLLLVFVPISVRFWPIRPRTGELDRSHDLITHNLSMANSVDPRTGPIEIQVSYRVHPDKAPAFVTAMDAVRLSRMRTGANFWELTHRLEDPGLFFERYSVPSWGEYLLQETQRMTGHDRANLRAALRLTSDEPRVRRELPADAPIAGVPRMPDDEDHPMGDLRPRDPDMPPAENSGTQNSGRQNSERQEPGTQEPPAGDQTA